DNA from Cyanobacteria bacterium FACHB-DQ100:
TCACGCTGAATCGGTGCTTATCCGAACGGCGTATCAAAATTTGAGTCCGGAGTATTTGTGGGATTGCACCCTCTACACAACGGTTGAACTCTGCGCCATGTGCGCTGGAACGCTGTATTGGGGAAATATTGAGCGGTTAGTGTATGGAATTGCGGAGACTCGGTTATTAGAGTTGACAGGCAATCATTCGGAGAATCCAACGCTAAATTTACCTTGTCGATCGATCTTTCAACAAGGTCAAAAGCCCATTCGAGTTTGGGGCGAAATTCCAGAGGTTGCAGAGGAAATTCTGGAAGTCCATCGCGATTTTTGGACTTAATACTTTGGACTTAATACACCGTTTCGTCTTCTTTGCGCCAAGCCGGATCAACGATGCAAATAAAAACGATCGCCTCATGCCCCACATTCCGAATGAACTGCCGCGCATTCGGCGGGATGTATACAGCATCGCCCACTCGAACTGTCTGCACCTCATCATCGATATGCATCTCACCCACGCCACTGAGAATGTAATACACCTCAGAAGTCTTGAGAGAATGCGGGATGGATACCTGATCCACCGGCACGATCGCATGAGCTAAAC
Protein-coding regions in this window:
- a CDS encoding nucleoside deaminase — protein: METRDPTAEEILKHLRRANQIAVRSRSFGHHPFGGILVAPDHKTVLFEQGNVNSVNHAESVLIRTAYQNLSPEYLWDCTLYTTVELCAMCAGTLYWGNIERLVYGIAETRLLELTGNHSENPTLNLPCRSIFQQGQKPIRVWGEIPEVAEEILEVHRDFWT
- a CDS encoding cupin domain-containing protein; translated protein: MLVRKLADCPEFVAGDGTLLRELLHPEKQEIELRYSLAHAIVPVDQVSIPHSLKTSEVYYILSGVGEMHIDDEVQTVRVGDAVYIPPNARQFIRNVGHEAIVFICIVDPAWRKEDETVY